A single Gaiellales bacterium DNA region contains:
- a CDS encoding 5'-3' exonuclease has translation MGRGREPAARAEGADGYGHGLSTERAPATAPLLVLDGDSLAHRSYHALPPIEGAGGRPINALVGFANVLLVLLEAERPRAVLACWDTLGTPTYRHRELPSYQAHRPPFEPDIVDQLGRLRDLVAAFGFANAEGPGYEADDFLAAAARAEAAAGGTALVVTSDRDAYQLASDAVTILAPQTGGRPPARIGPAEVVERYGVEPAQVPDFIALRGDPSDGIPGARGIGAKTAAQLLQRYGALDAVIAARGELTARQAESLGDPDLPLYRHVATMDAEAPVAPPPDAVLDRSRAADHARSIGAARLAERLGSPP, from the coding sequence GTGGGACGAGGCCGAGAACCGGCTGCACGCGCAGAAGGCGCTGATGGCTATGGTCATGGCCTGAGCACCGAGAGAGCACCAGCCACCGCACCGCTGCTCGTCCTCGACGGCGATTCGCTCGCCCACCGGTCGTACCACGCGCTGCCGCCGATCGAGGGGGCCGGCGGACGGCCGATCAACGCCCTCGTCGGCTTTGCGAACGTGCTGCTCGTGCTGCTCGAGGCCGAGCGGCCGCGCGCCGTGCTGGCCTGCTGGGACACGCTCGGCACGCCGACGTACCGCCACCGCGAGCTTCCGTCCTACCAGGCGCACCGCCCGCCCTTCGAGCCCGACATCGTCGACCAGCTTGGGCGCCTCCGCGACCTCGTGGCGGCCTTCGGGTTCGCGAACGCCGAGGGCCCGGGGTACGAGGCGGACGACTTCCTCGCGGCGGCGGCGCGAGCCGAGGCCGCCGCGGGCGGCACGGCGCTCGTGGTCACGTCCGACCGGGACGCGTACCAGCTGGCATCCGACGCCGTCACGATCCTTGCGCCGCAGACCGGTGGGCGTCCGCCCGCACGCATCGGCCCCGCGGAGGTGGTCGAGCGCTACGGCGTCGAGCCGGCGCAGGTGCCGGACTTCATCGCCCTGCGAGGCGACCCGTCGGACGGGATCCCGGGCGCGAGGGGCATCGGCGCGAAGACCGCGGCACAGCTGCTCCAGCGGTACGGGGCGCTCGACGCCGTGATCGCCGCACGCGGCGAGCTCACGGCGCGGCAGGCGGAGTCGCTCGGCGATCCCGACCTGCCGCTCTACCGCCACGTCGCCACGATGGACGCCGAAGCCCCGGTGGCTCCGCCACCGGATGCGGTGCTCGACCGGTCGCGCGCCGCCGACCACGCGCGGTCGATCGGCGCCGCCCGTCTGGCCGAGCGCCTCGGCTCCCCGCCCTGA
- the argF gene encoding ornithine carbamoyltransferase gives MAVAVHAPPTLSGQDLLSVDQLDRDRLTELLDLADHLKRLQRERVPHRLLPGRTLAMIFQKPSTRTRVSFEVGITQLGGTAVVLAAGDMQLGRGETIEDTGLVLSRYVDGIMIRAAAHAQVERLATAATVPVINGLTDIHHPCQALADVQTLRERLGELDGRRLAWVGDGCNNVCHSLIAAAGMLGMRVTVATPLGFEPDPAVVAAAGNVVVTDDPVQAVAGADAIATDVWTSMGQEAEREQRIANLSPYQLNAELIGRCGGSPVVLHCLPAHYGEEITHDVLHGPLSAAWDEAENRLHAQKALMAMVMA, from the coding sequence ATGGCCGTCGCCGTGCACGCACCGCCCACGCTCTCGGGCCAGGATCTGCTCTCGGTGGACCAGCTCGACCGCGACCGACTGACCGAGCTGCTCGACCTGGCCGACCACCTCAAGCGCCTGCAGCGCGAGCGCGTCCCGCACCGGCTGCTGCCCGGCAGGACGCTCGCGATGATCTTCCAGAAGCCGTCGACCCGCACGCGCGTGTCGTTCGAGGTTGGGATCACCCAGCTCGGCGGCACGGCGGTCGTCCTGGCGGCCGGCGACATGCAGCTCGGACGCGGCGAGACGATCGAGGACACCGGCCTCGTCCTCTCGCGCTACGTGGACGGCATCATGATCCGCGCGGCGGCGCACGCGCAGGTCGAGCGGCTCGCGACGGCCGCGACGGTGCCGGTGATCAACGGCCTCACGGACATCCACCACCCCTGCCAGGCACTCGCCGACGTGCAGACGCTTCGCGAGCGGCTCGGCGAGCTCGACGGCAGACGGCTGGCGTGGGTCGGTGATGGCTGCAACAACGTCTGCCACAGCCTGATCGCGGCCGCGGGCATGCTCGGCATGCGGGTGACCGTCGCCACACCGCTCGGCTTCGAGCCGGATCCGGCGGTGGTTGCCGCGGCGGGGAACGTCGTCGTCACGGATGATCCCGTCCAGGCCGTCGCGGGCGCAGATGCCATAGCGACGGACGTCTGGACGAGCATGGGCCAGGAGGCGGAGCGGGAGCAGCGCATCGCGAACCTCTCGCCGTACCAGCTGAACGCCGAGCTGATCGGGCGGTGCGGCGGCTCGCCCGTCGTCCTCCACTGCCTCCCGGCGCACTATGGGGAGGAGATCACCCACGACGTCCTGCACGGGCCGCTGTCGGCCGCGTGGGACGAGGCCGAGAACCGGCTGCACGCGCAGAAGGCGCTGATGGCTATGGTCATGGCCTGA
- a CDS encoding secondary thiamine-phosphate synthase enzyme YjbQ produces the protein MERISLSTEAREQFVDVTDQVAAAVRALGVEEGAVVVHVPHTTAAVTINEGFDPDVARDVLGVLQALVPHEGHYAHAEGNSDSHVKAIMVGSTQLVAVEGAEPVLGRWQRIFFCEFDGPRRRHLLVGPVTGPLTG, from the coding sequence GTGGAGCGGATCTCGCTGTCGACCGAGGCGCGTGAGCAGTTCGTCGACGTGACGGACCAGGTGGCCGCCGCCGTGCGGGCGCTGGGCGTGGAGGAGGGCGCGGTCGTCGTGCACGTGCCGCACACGACCGCGGCGGTCACGATCAACGAGGGGTTCGATCCCGATGTCGCCCGCGATGTGCTCGGTGTGCTTCAGGCGCTCGTGCCGCACGAAGGGCACTACGCACACGCGGAGGGCAACTCCGACTCCCACGTGAAGGCGATCATGGTCGGCTCGACCCAGCTCGTCGCGGTCGAGGGTGCGGAGCCGGTGCTGGGCCGGTGGCAGCGGATCTTCTTCTGCGAGTTCGACGGCCCCAGGCGCCGTCACCTGCTGGTCGGGCCGGTCACGGGCCCGTTGACCGGCTAG
- a CDS encoding lysylphosphatidylglycerol synthase transmembrane domain-containing protein, which yields MTRGTRVAAGTAVSAVVLAALLWFTDPGEIWQTLSGADPAWVALAIAVNIATVPVMAWRWRLLLSAKRLDAPIGWLTRTYFVALFIGQFLPAAVGGDAVRAVELGRRTHEAPEAVASVLIDRLVGVVSLVALAVVAYAAGGHSAGGPEVVAAEAVFGAAAVVVLALLFSARLRGLAARYLEPRVAGRQLAAGQRFYEALHGYREHRGTLAAVCGLALLVQMTRVGTIWMLVQALSLDVPVAEIYATGPVLFAALVLPVSLNGIGVREAVFVSFLRDSTSAEQAIALGVLFLAMGTATALVGALILALRWARYGISAVRPRTRIDGDAPR from the coding sequence ATGACCCGGGGAACGCGGGTCGCCGCCGGCACCGCGGTGTCGGCGGTCGTGCTCGCGGCGTTGCTCTGGTTCACCGACCCGGGCGAGATCTGGCAGACGCTGAGCGGGGCCGACCCCGCCTGGGTCGCGCTGGCGATCGCGGTCAACATCGCGACGGTGCCGGTGATGGCGTGGCGGTGGCGGCTGCTGCTGTCCGCCAAGCGGCTCGATGCGCCGATCGGGTGGCTGACGCGCACGTACTTCGTCGCGCTCTTCATCGGGCAGTTCCTGCCTGCAGCCGTCGGCGGCGACGCGGTGCGCGCCGTCGAGCTCGGGCGGCGGACGCACGAGGCGCCGGAGGCCGTCGCGTCCGTGCTGATCGACCGGCTGGTCGGCGTCGTCTCGCTGGTCGCGCTGGCCGTCGTCGCCTATGCGGCCGGCGGCCACTCGGCCGGCGGCCCGGAGGTCGTCGCCGCAGAGGCGGTGTTCGGCGCCGCCGCCGTCGTCGTGCTCGCCTTGCTCTTCTCCGCACGGCTTCGCGGGCTCGCCGCCCGGTACCTGGAGCCGCGGGTGGCGGGCCGCCAGCTGGCCGCCGGGCAGCGGTTCTACGAGGCGCTGCACGGCTACCGCGAGCACCGCGGAACGCTGGCGGCGGTATGCGGGCTGGCCCTGCTGGTGCAGATGACGCGGGTGGGCACGATCTGGATGCTGGTGCAGGCGCTCTCGCTGGACGTGCCGGTCGCCGAGATCTACGCGACCGGGCCGGTGCTCTTCGCCGCACTCGTGCTGCCGGTGTCGCTGAACGGGATCGGCGTGCGGGAGGCGGTGTTCGTGTCCTTCCTCCGCGACTCCACAAGCGCCGAGCAGGCGATCGCCCTGGGCGTGCTGTTCCTGGCGATGGGCACCGCCACCGCCCTCGTCGGGGCGCTGATCCTCGCGCTGCGATGGGCACGGTACGGCATCTCGGCTGTCCGTCCCCGCACCCGCATCGACGGCGACGCACCGCGTTGA
- a CDS encoding DegT/DnrJ/EryC1/StrS family aminotransferase, with the protein MSSTTPSTPAIDGGAPVRERLLEFSPPVLGEEEIASVVETLRSGWLTSGPRAALLEQRFAARVGAANAVATSSCTAALNLALVASGLDAGDEVITSSFTWPATTNAIVHTGAQPVFADVDPETLNIDPEAIRAAIGPRTRAIVPVHFAGGPCDMDSIMAIAREHSLVVVEDAAHAVETTVGDRRVGSIGDYTCFSLYATKSLAGGEGGVVTTADDEAAARLRLLRAQGITRDPWRRQHSRSLGHYDVVVPGYKANLADLQAAVALPKFDRLDQLFANRLRLVERYDRGLAGLAGITPVARPPFGRHAHHLYVVRIDPELAGGDRDRYAAALMAENIATGLHFLPVHTLTWYRENLPDVSLPATEAAGRTVLSLPLAGAHTEPDVDDVLAALHKLHAAFTR; encoded by the coding sequence ATGAGCAGCACAACCCCATCAACACCCGCCATCGACGGCGGCGCCCCCGTGCGCGAGCGGCTGCTCGAGTTTTCCCCGCCGGTGCTCGGCGAAGAGGAGATCGCATCCGTCGTCGAGACCCTTCGGTCCGGCTGGCTGACCAGCGGGCCGCGGGCCGCCCTGCTCGAGCAGCGCTTCGCCGCCCGGGTGGGAGCGGCGAACGCGGTCGCGACATCGTCGTGCACCGCGGCGCTGAACCTCGCGCTCGTTGCGTCGGGTCTCGACGCGGGCGACGAGGTGATCACGTCCTCGTTCACGTGGCCGGCGACAACGAACGCGATCGTCCACACCGGCGCGCAGCCGGTGTTCGCCGATGTCGACCCGGAAACGCTGAACATCGATCCGGAGGCGATCCGCGCGGCGATCGGTCCGCGCACCCGAGCCATCGTGCCGGTGCACTTCGCGGGCGGGCCGTGCGACATGGATTCAATCATGGCGATCGCGCGCGAGCACTCCCTCGTCGTGGTGGAGGACGCTGCCCATGCCGTCGAGACGACCGTCGGCGACCGCCGCGTCGGCTCGATCGGCGACTACACGTGCTTCTCCCTGTACGCCACCAAGAGCCTCGCGGGCGGCGAAGGCGGTGTCGTGACGACCGCCGACGACGAGGCGGCTGCGCGCCTGCGCCTGCTCCGGGCCCAGGGGATCACGCGCGACCCCTGGCGGCGTCAGCACTCGCGCAGCCTCGGCCACTACGACGTTGTCGTGCCAGGCTACAAGGCCAACCTCGCCGACCTGCAGGCGGCGGTCGCGTTGCCCAAGTTCGACCGGCTCGACCAGCTGTTCGCCAACCGCCTGCGCCTGGTCGAACGGTACGACCGCGGACTGGCGGGGCTCGCGGGGATCACACCCGTTGCACGGCCGCCGTTCGGGCGCCACGCCCACCATCTCTACGTCGTGCGCATCGATCCCGAGCTGGCGGGCGGCGACCGCGACCGCTATGCGGCGGCGCTCATGGCGGAGAACATCGCGACGGGGCTGCACTTCCTGCCCGTGCACACGCTCACCTGGTACCGGGAGAACCTGCCGGACGTCTCGCTGCCGGCGACCGAGGCGGCCGGGAGAACGGTGCTCTCCCTCCCGCTTGCGGGAGCACATACCGAGCCTGACGTCGACGACGTGCTGGCGGCGCTGCACAAGCTGCACGCGGCCTTCACGCGATGA
- a CDS encoding GDP-mannose 4,6-dehydratase, giving the protein MKRILVTGGAGFISSNMIRYLLQRTEHEVVTMDALTYAGNLDNLDDVMGHERLRFIKGDIRDVHDVTEALDGVDVIVNAAAESHVSKSIEQGGAEFVTTNVVGTQVLLDAIRERPVDRFVLISSSEVYGTAESDPMTEDHPINPRSPYAGTKAGGDRLAYSYWCTYDLPVVIIRPFNNYGPYQHPEKVIPRFIIQALTDRPLTIHGGGQASRDWLHVFDTAEAITRACEVPLAQVKGETINVATGVDESVEQIADMILDQLGKPASLKRHVDDRPGQVDRHIGSTDRAERLLGWRSNIAFADGLAETIAWYRENPEWWQKVLAAEQTAQTV; this is encoded by the coding sequence ATGAAGCGCATCCTCGTCACCGGCGGCGCCGGTTTCATCTCCAGCAACATGATCCGGTACCTGCTGCAGCGCACCGAGCACGAGGTCGTGACCATGGACGCGCTGACGTACGCGGGCAACCTGGACAACCTGGACGACGTCATGGGCCACGAGCGGCTGCGCTTCATCAAGGGCGACATCCGCGACGTGCACGACGTCACCGAAGCGCTGGACGGGGTCGACGTGATCGTGAACGCGGCCGCCGAGTCCCACGTGTCCAAGTCGATCGAGCAGGGCGGCGCCGAGTTCGTGACCACGAACGTGGTCGGCACGCAGGTGCTGCTCGACGCCATCCGCGAGCGGCCGGTCGACCGCTTCGTCCTGATCTCCTCGTCCGAGGTGTACGGCACCGCCGAGAGCGACCCGATGACCGAGGACCACCCGATCAACCCCCGCTCCCCCTACGCCGGCACCAAGGCCGGCGGCGACCGGCTCGCCTACTCCTACTGGTGCACCTACGACCTGCCCGTCGTGATCATCCGCCCGTTCAACAACTACGGGCCCTACCAGCACCCGGAGAAGGTGATCCCCCGCTTCATCATCCAGGCGCTCACCGACCGGCCGCTGACGATCCACGGCGGCGGGCAGGCCAGCCGTGACTGGCTTCACGTGTTCGACACGGCGGAGGCGATCACGCGCGCGTGCGAGGTGCCGCTCGCCCAGGTGAAGGGCGAGACCATCAACGTCGCGACCGGCGTCGACGAGTCCGTCGAGCAGATCGCGGACATGATCCTCGACCAGCTGGGCAAGCCGGCCAGCCTCAAGCGGCATGTCGACGACCGGCCCGGACAGGTCGACCGCCACATCGGGTCGACGGACAGGGCCGAGCGGCTGCTCGGGTGGCGGTCGAACATCGCCTTTGCGGACGGACTGGCCGAGACCATCGCCTGGTACCGGGAGAACCCGGAGTGGTGGCAGAAGGTCCTCGCCGCCGAGCAGACCGCGCAGACGGTCTGA
- a CDS encoding glycosyltransferase family 2 protein, which translates to MATEAAPQAAERALHAPEVTIVIPVLNEQATLERLWQGIDETLSQAAIMAEVIFVDDGSTDGTMALLEGIHGRDPRVRVISFKRNFGQHPAMHAGIARARGRIVVTMDGDLQNRPSDIPKLVAAIRDGADVASGRRIVRRDAFFLRRMPSRVINGLLARLTGAPISDFGCAFNAYRRDAIEPVMHRIGRQKFTKALVCTTGARVTEVDLQHEARADRSRYGAFKLIRLGLHVLTGFWAQMVQWVGAILAIGGILTSLVVGLWGVVYWIRHGNFPGPLLLGGLVLFVLGLQGFLMAVVGEYLARIQRDIEQRPIYYIDRELG; encoded by the coding sequence ATGGCGACGGAAGCCGCACCGCAGGCCGCCGAACGCGCGCTGCACGCGCCCGAGGTGACGATCGTGATCCCGGTCCTGAACGAGCAGGCGACCCTCGAGCGCCTCTGGCAAGGCATCGACGAGACGCTGTCGCAGGCGGCCATCATGGCCGAGGTGATCTTCGTCGACGACGGCTCCACCGACGGGACGATGGCGCTGCTCGAGGGCATCCACGGGCGCGACCCGCGCGTCCGCGTGATCTCCTTCAAGCGCAACTTCGGCCAGCACCCGGCGATGCACGCCGGTATCGCCCGGGCGCGCGGCCGGATCGTCGTCACGATGGACGGCGACCTCCAGAACCGGCCGAGTGACATCCCCAAGCTGGTGGCGGCGATCCGCGACGGCGCGGACGTCGCGAGCGGCCGCCGGATCGTGCGGCGCGATGCCTTCTTCCTTCGCCGGATGCCCTCACGCGTGATCAACGGCCTGCTGGCCCGGCTGACGGGGGCACCGATCTCGGACTTCGGCTGCGCGTTCAACGCCTACCGGCGGGATGCGATCGAGCCGGTCATGCACCGGATCGGGCGGCAGAAGTTCACCAAGGCGCTGGTGTGCACCACCGGCGCGCGGGTGACCGAGGTCGACCTGCAGCACGAGGCGCGCGCCGACCGCAGCCGCTACGGGGCGTTCAAGCTGATCCGCCTGGGCCTCCACGTGCTGACGGGTTTCTGGGCGCAGATGGTGCAGTGGGTGGGCGCGATCCTGGCGATCGGCGGTATCCTGACGTCGCTCGTGGTCGGCCTCTGGGGCGTCGTGTACTGGATCCGCCACGGCAACTTCCCCGGCCCGCTGCTGCTGGGCGGGCTGGTGCTGTTCGTGCTGGGACTGCAGGGATTCCTGATGGCCGTGGTCGGGGAATATCTCGCCCGCATCCAGAGGGACATCGAACAGCGCCCCATCTATTACATCGATCGAGAGCTCGGGTAG
- a CDS encoding glycosyltransferase family 39 protein produces the protein MRAFPTDRWAPATAALATVGYAVAVIGFGLVFRPLHNDEGVTLSVAGQKSPRDVLETAIDERHGPPLHYLAVHASLAIRDDMLGLRMPSAVFGILAVALAYGFGRELLGRACGAVLSVIVATLPEVVHLAQFARGYTAMLAASFGSLWLLLLLVRTRRARYLVPYATSALLLVASHPFGLFALASELTLLVVLGLAPLRRGWRAQRRNAAVLSVALVAGLVALVLLYRVYSQLRPKYGVGQGGSVVDLGSSEFWRRIGDSWTGSSHVTVWVLLAAAAAAGLAALWQRDRRAAFILAVWLVQPVALLSVLTATSSDFAPERHLSFLIPAYAAALASFLVEIGRRAGRYGVPVAVAATVLLAAPGVTALSRDIGNFTPDLRNASLYLGARFDPSDVLLSTGGVPEPAVDARLYGAYMVLEARDQDPLSRWRDVGKDTGCNLVERLDVPAGPRDAWVLLRSPDPETLHIRLEATGFDDVAVFGPFVIARRHLEFHTATAAIRAGLRAYRVARLLSPGTPDFARLAGTYRAARGYARHPERCPSG, from the coding sequence ATGCGCGCCTTCCCCACCGACCGCTGGGCGCCCGCCACAGCGGCGCTCGCGACCGTCGGCTATGCGGTCGCCGTGATCGGGTTCGGGCTCGTCTTCCGGCCGCTGCACAACGACGAGGGCGTCACGCTGTCGGTGGCCGGTCAGAAGTCCCCGCGCGACGTCCTCGAGACGGCGATCGACGAGCGTCACGGGCCGCCCCTGCACTACCTCGCGGTGCACGCGTCGCTCGCGATCCGCGACGACATGCTGGGCCTGCGCATGCCGTCGGCGGTGTTCGGGATCCTGGCCGTGGCGCTCGCGTACGGGTTCGGGCGGGAGCTGCTCGGGCGCGCCTGCGGGGCGGTGCTCTCGGTGATCGTGGCGACGCTGCCAGAGGTGGTGCACCTGGCGCAGTTCGCGCGCGGGTACACCGCGATGCTGGCGGCGTCGTTCGGGAGCCTGTGGCTGCTGCTCCTGCTCGTGCGGACCCGGCGGGCGCGGTACCTCGTGCCGTACGCGACCTCGGCGCTGCTGCTCGTGGCTTCCCATCCGTTCGGCCTGTTCGCGCTGGCATCCGAGCTGACGCTGCTCGTGGTGCTCGGCCTTGCCCCGCTCCGCCGCGGCTGGCGCGCGCAGCGCAGGAACGCCGCCGTCCTCAGCGTCGCGCTGGTCGCCGGGCTGGTCGCGCTCGTGCTGCTCTACCGGGTGTACTCGCAGCTTCGCCCGAAGTACGGGGTGGGGCAGGGCGGGTCGGTCGTCGACCTCGGCTCCAGCGAGTTCTGGCGGCGCATCGGCGACTCCTGGACCGGATCGTCGCACGTCACGGTATGGGTGCTGCTCGCGGCGGCGGCGGCGGCCGGGCTCGCCGCGCTGTGGCAGCGCGACCGCCGCGCCGCCTTCATCCTGGCGGTCTGGCTGGTGCAGCCCGTGGCGCTCCTGTCCGTGCTGACGGCGACATCGAGCGACTTCGCACCGGAGCGCCATCTCTCGTTCCTGATCCCCGCGTACGCCGCCGCGCTCGCGAGCTTTCTGGTCGAGATCGGTCGCCGCGCGGGACGCTACGGCGTTCCGGTCGCCGTGGCGGCGACGGTGCTGCTGGCGGCCCCGGGAGTGACCGCGCTCAGCCGCGACATCGGCAACTTCACGCCCGACCTGCGGAACGCGAGCCTCTATCTGGGCGCGCGCTTCGACCCGTCCGACGTGCTGCTCTCGACCGGCGGCGTCCCGGAGCCCGCGGTGGACGCGCGGCTCTACGGTGCGTACATGGTGCTCGAGGCGCGCGATCAGGACCCGCTTTCGCGGTGGCGGGACGTCGGCAAGGACACGGGCTGCAACCTGGTCGAGCGGCTCGACGTGCCGGCCGGCCCGAGGGACGCGTGGGTGCTGCTGCGGTCCCCCGACCCGGAGACGCTCCACATCCGGCTCGAGGCGACCGGCTTCGACGACGTGGCGGTGTTCGGGCCGTTCGTGATTGCCCGGCGCCACCTCGAGTTCCACACCGCTACGGCGGCGATCCGGGCCGGGCTTCGCGCATACCGCGTCGCGCGACTGCTCAGCCCTGGGACACCTGACTTCGCCCGGCTGGCAGGCACCTACCGGGCGGCCCGCGGGTATGCGCGGCACCCGGAGCGCTGCCCGTCCGGTTAG
- the rlmD gene encoding 23S rRNA (uracil(1939)-C(5))-methyltransferase RlmD: MPAVTRNQELELTIDSLAYGGRGVARHGDLVVFVARALPGDRVRARVTKFKRRYAEARAVEVLEPGPGRVAPRCAHFGVCGGCSWQDLDYAQQLRHKQAQVADALERLGRLDGVELRSIEPATEIWGYRNKLEYSWSQSPDGPALGFHVAGRWDRLMAVETCHIASEASNRVRRGFERWARTQRLEAYDQRTGEGFLRHLVVREGRRTGELLAMLVTAPGGVPAVDRLAELVGGDTVGVVHAVNDGVAEITGGLDAVPLFGSSEFEERILGLTLRLSAGAFMQTNTEMCDVLYGHALEAARLGADDVVWDLYCGAGAIGLLAAPHAARVVGIEISAESIERARGNAARNGIANAEFAQGDVAKEVRPLLERAPRPDVVFVDPPRAGLTPRAVRRVLELAPERIAYVSCNPTTLAPNARQLVDGGYRIDWVRPVDMFPHTHHIESVAQFTRA; the protein is encoded by the coding sequence ATGCCGGCAGTCACACGCAACCAGGAGCTCGAGCTGACGATCGACAGCCTCGCCTACGGCGGGCGCGGCGTTGCCCGCCATGGCGACCTCGTCGTGTTCGTCGCACGCGCGCTCCCCGGAGATCGGGTGCGGGCGCGGGTGACCAAATTCAAGCGCCGGTACGCCGAGGCGCGTGCCGTGGAGGTGCTCGAGCCCGGGCCGGGCCGCGTTGCGCCGAGGTGCGCGCACTTCGGCGTGTGCGGCGGGTGCTCGTGGCAGGACCTGGACTACGCGCAGCAGCTGCGGCACAAGCAGGCACAGGTGGCCGACGCCCTCGAGCGGCTTGGGCGGCTCGACGGGGTCGAGCTGCGGTCGATCGAGCCGGCCACGGAGATCTGGGGATACCGCAACAAGCTGGAGTACTCGTGGTCGCAGTCGCCGGACGGCCCTGCGCTCGGGTTCCACGTGGCCGGCCGGTGGGACCGGCTGATGGCGGTCGAGACATGCCACATCGCGTCGGAGGCGTCGAACCGGGTGCGGCGCGGGTTCGAGCGGTGGGCGCGGACGCAGCGGCTGGAGGCGTACGACCAGCGCACCGGGGAGGGATTCCTCAGGCATCTGGTCGTGCGCGAGGGTCGCCGCACCGGCGAGCTGCTGGCGATGCTCGTGACCGCGCCGGGAGGCGTGCCCGCCGTCGACCGGCTCGCCGAGCTGGTGGGCGGCGACACGGTCGGCGTCGTCCACGCGGTCAACGACGGCGTGGCCGAGATCACGGGCGGGCTGGACGCGGTACCGCTGTTCGGGTCGTCCGAGTTCGAGGAGCGGATCCTCGGCTTGACGTTGCGCCTGTCGGCCGGCGCGTTCATGCAGACCAACACCGAGATGTGCGACGTGCTCTACGGGCACGCGCTCGAGGCGGCGAGGCTCGGCGCGGACGATGTCGTCTGGGATCTGTACTGCGGCGCCGGCGCGATCGGCCTGCTGGCCGCGCCGCACGCCGCGCGGGTGGTCGGAATCGAGATCTCGGCCGAGTCGATCGAGCGCGCGCGCGGCAATGCCGCGAGAAACGGCATCGCGAACGCCGAGTTCGCGCAGGGGGACGTCGCGAAGGAGGTGCGGCCGCTGCTCGAGCGCGCGCCGCGGCCGGACGTCGTGTTCGTCGACCCGCCGCGGGCCGGGCTGACCCCGAGGGCGGTGCGCCGGGTGCTGGAGCTCGCGCCCGAGCGGATCGCCTACGTCTCGTGCAACCCGACCACGCTCGCGCCGAACGCGCGGCAGCTGGTGGACGGGGGCTACCGGATCGACTGGGTGCGGCCCGTGGACATGTTCCCGCACACGCACCACATCGAGTCCGTGGCGCAGTTCACCCGGGCCTGA
- a CDS encoding ABC transporter substrate-binding protein, whose translation MRIVSLLPSATEIVAALGLADLLVGRSAECDYPEEVLELPVVTAARVDTARMDERHIDEAVRAAVLEGRSLYAVDEAVLAELEPDLIITQDLCRVCAVSSDEVSELRAVQAEVISLDPRTIGEIEGTVRLLADRLDVCRSGSCERGVDLVTTMRRTIVGAMDAVAGMPQRAIFVAEWLDPPFASGHWVPEMVDLAGGRDVLGRAGQPSFPTTWEAVAAAEPELIVAGPCGFGRERAEADASVLDLPAPHVAVDANAHFSRPSPRIADGVRQLAEIMHGVPAGI comes from the coding sequence ATGCGCATCGTCTCGCTGCTTCCGAGCGCAACCGAGATCGTCGCGGCCCTCGGACTGGCGGATCTCCTGGTCGGACGGTCGGCCGAATGCGACTACCCCGAGGAGGTGCTCGAGCTGCCGGTGGTGACGGCTGCGCGCGTCGACACGGCCCGGATGGACGAGCGCCATATCGACGAGGCCGTGCGTGCCGCGGTGCTCGAGGGCAGATCGCTCTACGCGGTCGACGAGGCGGTGCTGGCCGAGCTGGAGCCGGACCTGATCATCACGCAGGATCTCTGCAGGGTGTGCGCCGTGTCGTCGGACGAGGTGTCGGAGCTGCGAGCGGTTCAGGCGGAGGTGATCTCGCTCGACCCGCGCACGATCGGGGAGATCGAGGGCACGGTTCGGCTGCTCGCCGACCGGCTCGATGTGTGCCGGTCGGGAAGCTGCGAACGCGGCGTGGATCTGGTCACGACGATGCGGCGGACGATCGTCGGCGCGATGGACGCGGTCGCGGGGATGCCGCAGCGGGCGATCTTTGTCGCCGAGTGGCTGGACCCGCCCTTCGCATCCGGCCACTGGGTGCCTGAGATGGTGGATCTTGCAGGCGGGCGGGACGTGCTCGGCCGCGCCGGGCAGCCGTCGTTCCCGACGACGTGGGAGGCGGTCGCCGCGGCGGAGCCTGAGCTGATCGTCGCCGGGCCGTGCGGGTTCGGCCGCGAGCGTGCCGAGGCCGACGCGTCTGTGCTCGACCTGCCGGCGCCGCACGTGGCCGTCGACGCGAACGCCCACTTCTCGCGGCCGTCGCCGCGCATCGCCGACGGCGTTCGGCAGCTGGCCGAGATCATGCACGGCGTGCCGGCGGGCATCTGA